GCGGCCAGCAAGGTATTGACGCGACGGCCACTGCAGCCACCCTGAAGTTCTGAGTTCACATGACCCAAGCATTGATCCAACTGTCCGACCTGAGCTTCAACTGGCCCGGTCACCCGCAGTTGCTGGACATCCCCGCGTTCCGCCTGGAGCCGGGGGAAACCCTGTTCCTCAAGGGCCCCAGCGGCAGTGGCAAAACCACCCTGCTCGGCTTGCTCGGCGGCGTGCAGACACCCAGCCGGGGCAGTATTCGTCTGCTCGGCCAGGAGCTGACCGAATTGTCGGCCGGCGCCCGTGACCGTTTTCGTGTGGACCACACCGGCTACATCTTCCAGCAGTTCAACCTGCTGCCGTTCTTGTCGGTGCGCGAGAACGTCGAGTTGCCGTGTCACTTCTCCAAACTGCGGGCGCAGCGCGCGATTCAGCGCCACGGCAGCGTCGACCAGGCCGCGGCCACCTTGCTTGCTCATCTGGGCCTGAAAGACCCGAGCCTGCTTGAACGCCGCGCCGACTCGCTGTCCATCGGCCAACAACAACGGGTGGCCGCCGCCCGTGCGTTGATCGGCCAACCGGAACTGGTGATCGCCGACGAGCCCACCTCCGCCCTCGACTACGACGCGCGCGAGGCATTCATTCAGCTGCTGTTCGCCGAATGCCGCGAAGCCGGGGCCAGCCTGTTGTTTGTCAGCCACGACCAAAGCCTGGCGCCGCTGTTCGACCGCAACCTGTCGCTGGCCGAACTCAATCGCGCCGCCACGCTCGCAGAGGTTTGAGATGTATCTGTTTCGTCTAGCCATGGCCAGCCTGGCTAACCGCCGCTTTACCGCGATCCTCACCGCTTTCGCCATCGCGCTTTCCGTCTGCTTGTTGCTGGCGGTGGAGCGCGTGCGCGTGGAAGCGCGCAA
Above is a genomic segment from Pseudomonas sp. R5-89-07 containing:
- a CDS encoding ABC transporter ATP-binding protein; this encodes MTQALIQLSDLSFNWPGHPQLLDIPAFRLEPGETLFLKGPSGSGKTTLLGLLGGVQTPSRGSIRLLGQELTELSAGARDRFRVDHTGYIFQQFNLLPFLSVRENVELPCHFSKLRAQRAIQRHGSVDQAAATLLAHLGLKDPSLLERRADSLSIGQQQRVAAARALIGQPELVIADEPTSALDYDAREAFIQLLFAECREAGASLLFVSHDQSLAPLFDRNLSLAELNRAATLAEV